A genome region from Nitrospira sp. includes the following:
- a CDS encoding glycosyltransferase — translation MSLTTFMSISEWLFLLYLLGLTAGYLMLDIIAIFHLRQYLQERVLESLPQSYTGFEPQISVLVPAYNEAATIAGSIRSLLQLSYSEYEIVVVNDGSKDETIDVLRKEFDLFPFPEAYNTQLPTAEIRTIYHSSLHANLRVIDKENGGKADSLNAGINLSVYPLFCCIDADSILQPDSLRRAVQPFLDDHRTVASGGTVRIANGCRVENGFLTKIGLPTNLLALFQIVEYLRAFLFGRLGWSPMNAMLIISGAFGIFRKEAVVTVGGYRSDTIGEDMELVVRLHRYLRFNDKPYRITFVPDSVCWTEAPEDLGTLKNQRIRWQRGLCESLTKNLDLLCHRKSGTIGWLAFPFMAIFEWVGPVVEVFSYCFLALGFVLGVVSFQTWLILLTAGIGMGVLLSVSALLLEEMSFHVYPDQRDIFKLLLAAVLENLGYRQLNTVWKLIGLYRWVRGKKATWGTMTRTASWQTR, via the coding sequence ATGTCGCTCACAACATTCATGTCAATCTCCGAATGGCTGTTCTTGCTGTACCTTCTCGGCCTGACCGCCGGATACTTGATGCTGGACATCATCGCGATCTTTCACCTACGGCAATACCTGCAGGAACGGGTGCTGGAAAGTTTGCCGCAAAGTTATACGGGCTTCGAGCCGCAGATCAGCGTACTGGTCCCCGCCTATAACGAAGCCGCCACGATCGCCGGGTCGATCCGCTCGTTACTGCAGCTCAGTTACTCCGAGTACGAAATTGTCGTGGTCAACGATGGCTCGAAAGACGAGACCATCGACGTGCTGCGAAAGGAGTTCGACCTGTTTCCGTTTCCGGAGGCCTACAATACGCAACTCCCGACCGCAGAAATTCGGACCATCTACCATTCTTCTCTGCACGCCAACCTGCGCGTGATCGACAAAGAAAACGGCGGGAAAGCCGACTCCTTAAATGCCGGGATCAACCTGTCGGTCTACCCACTGTTCTGCTGTATCGACGCGGATTCGATTCTCCAACCAGACAGCCTGCGTCGTGCCGTGCAGCCGTTCCTCGACGATCATCGCACGGTCGCCAGCGGCGGCACCGTCCGTATCGCCAACGGCTGTCGCGTGGAGAACGGGTTTCTGACGAAGATCGGACTCCCCACGAATCTCCTGGCATTGTTCCAAATCGTCGAATACCTTCGTGCGTTTCTCTTTGGGCGATTGGGCTGGTCCCCGATGAATGCCATGCTGATTATTTCCGGCGCGTTCGGCATCTTTCGCAAGGAAGCGGTGGTCACCGTAGGCGGGTACCGGTCGGACACCATCGGTGAAGATATGGAACTCGTCGTCCGCCTGCACCGGTATCTGCGCTTCAACGACAAGCCCTATCGCATTACCTTCGTGCCCGACTCGGTGTGTTGGACCGAAGCCCCTGAGGATTTGGGAACGCTCAAGAATCAACGGATTCGCTGGCAGCGCGGATTGTGCGAGAGCCTGACCAAGAATCTCGATCTGCTCTGCCACCGCAAAAGCGGCACGATCGGATGGCTGGCGTTTCCATTCATGGCGATCTTTGAATGGGTCGGCCCGGTAGTCGAAGTGTTCAGCTACTGTTTCCTGGCGCTCGGATTCGTCCTGGGCGTCGTCTCGTTCCAGACGTGGTTGATTCTGCTCACTGCGGGCATCGGAATGGGCGTCCTACTCTCGGTAAGCGCCCTGTTGCTGGAAGAGATGTCGTTCCACGTCTACCCCGATCAGCGCGACATATTCAAACTGCTCCTGGCCGCCGTACTGGAAAATCTCGGGTATCGCCAACTAAACACCGTGTGGAAGCTGATCGGCTTGTATCGATGGGTGCGCGGCAAGAAGGCCACCTGGGGCACCATGACGAGAACCGCGTCCTGGCAGACACGATAG
- a CDS encoding pyridoxal phosphate-dependent aminotransferase translates to MKKSDRTARLAQSDIRAMTLACAKVNGINMSQGVCDTPVPPVVVQGAQQAMAQGHNIYSRFDGIVELRQAIADKLAAYNRIAADPDVNVTVSAGATGSFQATCMALLNPGDEVILFEPFYAYHIQAIHAVEAVPRYVAMRPPEWSVDFQGLEQAITPKTKAIVVNTPGNPSGKVFARWELEQIAEIACRHDVMVITDEIYEYFVFDGREHVSMASLPGMADRTITIGGYSKTFSITGWRIGYSVAEATWAKAIGAMSDVLYVCAPTPLQYGVAAGIRALGSSFYSDLTKEHQQKRDRFCGALAKAGLPPAVPQGAYYVLADVSRLPGKTSRERAMYLLDKTGVAGVPGEAFFEGQEGRRFMRFCMAKTDKDLEQASQAIERFTA, encoded by the coding sequence ATGAAGAAAAGCGATCGCACTGCTCGGTTGGCCCAATCGGATATTCGTGCCATGACCCTCGCCTGTGCAAAGGTGAACGGGATCAATATGTCCCAAGGCGTCTGCGACACCCCTGTTCCTCCGGTCGTGGTGCAAGGCGCACAACAGGCGATGGCTCAAGGCCACAATATCTATTCACGTTTTGACGGCATTGTGGAACTGCGGCAGGCGATTGCCGACAAGCTGGCTGCATACAATCGAATCGCGGCCGACCCGGACGTCAACGTGACCGTCAGTGCCGGCGCCACAGGGTCTTTTCAGGCCACCTGCATGGCGTTGCTCAATCCAGGCGACGAAGTGATTCTCTTTGAACCGTTCTACGCGTACCACATCCAGGCGATCCACGCCGTGGAGGCGGTTCCTCGTTATGTGGCCATGCGGCCTCCGGAATGGTCGGTCGATTTTCAGGGGCTGGAGCAGGCCATCACGCCCAAGACCAAAGCGATCGTCGTGAATACTCCGGGAAACCCGTCTGGAAAGGTCTTCGCACGATGGGAGTTGGAACAGATTGCGGAGATCGCCTGTCGCCATGACGTGATGGTGATCACGGACGAGATCTATGAATATTTCGTGTTCGACGGGCGGGAGCATGTCAGCATGGCATCCCTTCCCGGGATGGCCGACCGGACCATTACCATCGGAGGATACTCCAAAACGTTCAGTATCACCGGGTGGCGCATCGGCTACAGTGTGGCTGAGGCCACGTGGGCCAAGGCCATCGGTGCGATGAGCGATGTCTTGTATGTCTGTGCGCCCACGCCGCTGCAGTATGGTGTCGCCGCCGGGATTCGCGCGCTCGGCTCCTCGTTTTACAGTGACCTGACGAAGGAGCATCAGCAGAAGCGGGATCGATTCTGCGGGGCCTTGGCTAAAGCGGGATTGCCCCCTGCCGTACCGCAGGGGGCCTATTACGTGCTGGCGGATGTGTCCCGACTACCGGGAAAGACAAGTCGCGAACGTGCGATGTATTTGTTGGACAAGACCGGCGTGGCGGGCGTGCCGGGCGAAGCGTTCTTCGAAGGGCAAGAGGGGCGTCGTTTCATGCGGTTTTGTATGGCCAAGACCGACAAGGATCTGGAGCAGGCCAGTCAGGCCATCGAACGATTCACGGCATGA
- a CDS encoding lytic transglycosylase domain-containing protein, whose translation MQQPEWNSRWERLARVLCPFVVAGCLMAMMPPASRVALDPGMKDVQFPRAPESIIALIAASAAQYGLDPALLQAVIKVESNFNSDAVSSKGAIGLMQLMPLTATALHVLDPFDPKDNIRAGAALLRRLLNRFDGDLTLALAAYHVGEARVRQAIGVPALPATQLYVERVLGHYNRFRAEAHGAATESGSRDPAGRPFFFSPSHR comes from the coding sequence ATGCAACAGCCGGAATGGAATTCTCGCTGGGAGCGTCTGGCCCGCGTGCTCTGCCCCTTCGTGGTGGCCGGGTGCCTGATGGCGATGATGCCCCCGGCGAGCCGGGTCGCACTTGATCCGGGCATGAAAGACGTCCAGTTTCCTCGCGCTCCCGAGTCAATCATCGCACTCATTGCTGCCTCTGCCGCACAATATGGGCTCGACCCGGCTCTTTTGCAGGCGGTGATCAAGGTGGAGTCGAACTTCAATTCGGACGCCGTGTCATCGAAGGGTGCTATCGGGTTGATGCAGCTCATGCCCCTGACCGCTACGGCGCTCCATGTGCTGGACCCGTTTGATCCGAAGGACAACATTCGGGCAGGCGCGGCGCTGCTTCGACGACTTCTGAACCGGTTCGACGGGGATCTTACGTTAGCGCTGGCGGCGTACCACGTCGGTGAGGCACGAGTCAGGCAGGCGATCGGTGTTCCGGCGCTCCCTGCGACCCAACTCTATGTCGAACGTGTGCTGGGTCATTACAATCGATTCCGCGCGGAGGCTCACGGGGCGGCCACGGAATCGGGATCGCGAGACCCGGCTGGCCGGCCCTTCTTCTTCTCCCCTTCGCACAGATGA
- a CDS encoding CoA-binding protein gives MTGSGSQEWLARLIQDCRIIAVVGLSSNPSRPSYRVAAYMQQQGKVVVPVNPRETEVLGEPAYPELSSLPGPIDLVTIFRRSEEAGVVVDEAIRIKAKAVWLQEGVIDEAAAERARRAGLQVVMDRCWLKEHLRCLGEH, from the coding sequence ATGACCGGTTCAGGCTCGCAGGAGTGGTTGGCGCGGCTTATCCAGGATTGCCGAATCATTGCCGTGGTGGGGTTGTCGTCGAATCCGTCGCGCCCCTCCTACCGGGTGGCAGCCTACATGCAACAGCAGGGGAAGGTGGTGGTGCCGGTGAATCCACGAGAGACCGAGGTGTTAGGGGAGCCGGCCTATCCTGAACTCTCGTCTCTGCCCGGTCCGATCGATCTGGTGACGATTTTTCGACGATCGGAAGAGGCGGGTGTGGTCGTCGACGAAGCGATCCGGATCAAGGCCAAGGCTGTCTGGCTGCAGGAGGGCGTGATTGATGAGGCGGCGGCTGAGCGTGCGCGCCGGGCCGGATTGCAGGTGGTGATGGATCGGTGTTGGCTGAAAGAGCATCTGCGTTGTTTGGGCGAGCATTGA
- the msrA gene encoding peptide-methionine (S)-S-oxide reductase MsrA: MNSMTRKIRCALLVVAMVLAGSLGSAGQAAGLSDPAKAYFAGGCFWCMEEVFEKVPGVTAVTSGYMGGRGENPSYEQVSAGGTGHAESIEVVYDQAQVSYAALLETFWRNVDPVTPNAQFCDHGSQYRAVIFYQTEEQNRLAEESKRKIEQSGRIHGPIVTELTLASPFYPAEDSHQDYYKKNPVRYKFYKYSCGRAQRLEDLWGTP; the protein is encoded by the coding sequence ATGAACAGCATGACACGCAAGATAAGGTGTGCGTTGCTGGTTGTGGCGATGGTGCTGGCAGGGTCTCTGGGATCGGCCGGGCAGGCTGCCGGGCTATCCGATCCGGCGAAAGCGTATTTCGCCGGAGGGTGCTTCTGGTGCATGGAGGAAGTATTCGAGAAGGTTCCCGGCGTCACAGCAGTGACCAGTGGCTACATGGGCGGGCGGGGTGAAAACCCCAGTTACGAACAAGTCTCCGCCGGTGGGACGGGTCATGCCGAGTCGATTGAAGTGGTCTACGATCAGGCTCAAGTGAGTTACGCCGCATTGCTCGAAACCTTCTGGCGTAACGTGGATCCGGTCACACCGAATGCACAGTTCTGCGACCATGGCAGCCAATACCGTGCCGTGATTTTCTATCAGACTGAGGAACAGAACCGTCTGGCCGAGGAGTCGAAACGCAAGATCGAACAGTCCGGGCGAATTCATGGGCCGATTGTCACGGAACTCACCCTGGCATCGCCGTTTTATCCGGCCGAGGACTCTCACCAGGATTATTATAAGAAAAATCCGGTGCGGTATAAATTTTACAAATATAGCTGCGGGCGGGCGCAGCGGTTGGAAGATCTCTGGGGGACTCCATGA
- a CDS encoding LEA type 2 family protein, whose protein sequence is MKRLISFAGLMAALTCFGCASWFMNGEAPEVLVTNVTPLETTAFEQRLQVDLRIRNPNDFELAVTGIDFKLDLNGNRLARGLGNKELVIPRLSDSVTSVETSTSTLQVVRQLLSFSGDQPLAYHVTGVLHTKEGRLPFDNSGVLLEKGALSGSPAAP, encoded by the coding sequence ATGAAACGGCTGATTTCGTTTGCGGGATTGATGGCGGCGCTGACGTGTTTCGGATGCGCCTCCTGGTTCATGAACGGGGAAGCCCCCGAAGTCTTGGTCACCAACGTCACGCCGCTGGAAACGACTGCCTTCGAGCAGCGGCTGCAGGTGGACCTGCGTATTCGCAACCCCAACGATTTCGAGCTCGCCGTCACCGGAATCGACTTCAAGCTCGATCTGAATGGAAATCGGCTGGCGCGCGGCCTCGGCAACAAGGAACTGGTTATCCCGCGACTGAGCGACTCCGTCACATCGGTGGAAACTAGTACGTCCACCTTACAAGTCGTCCGTCAACTCCTGTCTTTCTCCGGCGATCAGCCCCTTGCCTACCATGTCACAGGCGTGCTGCATACGAAGGAGGGCCGCCTCCCCTTCGACAACTCCGGCGTGCTGCTGGAAAAAGGCGCGCTCTCCGGCTCCCCCGCCGCCCCCTAA